In a single window of the Dinghuibacter silviterrae genome:
- a CDS encoding DUF5695 domain-containing protein, with protein sequence MTKRMCMGLVAASLLMTQGLQAQSPWVRLRNRPSTLGLEQGYLSLSTPDFQLTLVRASQTVASLRPVILPGFDFTPGDSLLVRSGNGLYQLGDLNLRLRVGEDTAWTRYSTAADRHPVRGLPVGRAAPAMSSAPAMSSASAMGSASAMGSAPAMGSAPAMGSAPAMGSAPAGDLRPMGSAPAGTTLLAAADLGPTFPQNIPLNVERRWEVQDGQLVLAFVLRNKGDRPVEVGALGIPLIFDNILDGESLEQAHARNVFYDPYIGKDAGYLQVTRLNGEGPGLLVTPSGHAPFEAYNPLLDDPTPRSAAFEGFYEWMVCSKAYAEKEWKNAEPWNEPTSIVIKPGQEYRVALAFSLCPSVRSIDSTLMARGRPVAMGVPGYVLPQDVQGKLFLHYRAPVRSFSVTPDSTAVGGSGPDSGGNRPGPALVLHALDTLPGGWVAYAIQGRTWGRARLTVTYEDGTEQTIHYKVIQPEDNVVRHYGHFLMTSQWYDQAGDTFHRNPSVISYDNTLHRQVTEDNRAWIAGLSDEAGAGSWLGALMKQAVLPDKAEVLQLQRFVDSTLWGRIQYANGPEKYGVRKSLFYYEPEGMPAGTYSTGIHYKTWSAWPLKEAASVGRSYNYPHVAAAYWVMYRLARFHKDLLPADKWTWYLGQAYETAMAMLRLAPYYAQFGQMEGTVFYLILRDLQSEGMIEQARVLETAMKGRALHWRSLPYPFGSEMPWDSTGQEEVYVWSHYFGFLDKADVTLKAILAYMPTIPHWAYNGNARRYWDFLYAGKTQRVERMIHHYGSPLNALPVLEAYCEHPDDFYLLRVGYGGRMGALSNITEDGFAPCAFHAWPSTLANDGYTGDYGSGFFGYAVNTGTFIAHHPVFGWLAYGGNLSTEGSLVRVQPTTAGRSSVFIAPARLWVRMNAGRIRTLTYDTLSGEIRLLLDSADAVTPDGWMTLDGAYTAVYPMARGSYKVPLGTEVILRPTASAVITIDTAHPAARIPATLHGIFFEEISHGGDGGLYAELIQNRGFEESTIPQGTRLDSGYLVPFPEKPHFMLEPQKTDWKMEWPYVNDPWPGWHSEGKVTLSLTAEHPLNSATPHSLSVEVSGQGSVINDGFWGINVVSGDSYKLSFYSRGGSYTGPVTVSLQSADGSALATHTFAMREAGWHRFACVLKATRTDSAARFVLSFKGQGKLWLDFVSLFPEKTFKGRPNGLRDDLGRLIADLKPAFVRWPGGCYAEGITIASAANWKKTIGPVEKRPETFSPWGYWSTNGFGYDEYLRFCEDIGASALFVCNVGVSCEYRSGTYVPEDSLQPYIQDALDAIEYAIGPVTSPWGKRRARAGHPAPYPLKYVEIGNEQHGPKYASRYNLFYEAIHRRYPNITLIASMGIGDVNRNTLQGMKTTEMVDEHAYKDAYWSLRNTDHFDRYKRGQWDMYVGEFATNAGVGHGNLRAALSDAIYMMGMERNADLVKMSSYAPLLANVHDVDWPVNLINFDAARSYGRISYYAIRMFTDNRPDVNLPTQVDVAPAGHGSAAFSGGIGLATWDTQTEYKDVEVSVNGRSAYHSSSESFDTGWLKLRGTWEPTDSGGLAQKAEGAQLLALLKGRSFDTYTLTLKARKLGGYNAFIIPFAVRDSNTFLRAHIGSYVNANCVFESVTDGYEVADITNQKRLLHPIETGRWYTIRLEVGRDKVDCYLDGELLMSYKGLPTLFALSGKEDKTGDVVVKVVNAGADACATRFALPGYALTRWSLLTALGPESENSLEHPAAFVPHDIEKADTVVPAFSISVFRFTAVSRNK encoded by the coding sequence TTGACCAAGAGGATGTGTATGGGGCTGGTCGCTGCCAGCCTGTTGATGACCCAGGGCCTGCAGGCGCAATCGCCCTGGGTGCGGCTGAGGAACAGGCCTTCCACCCTGGGGTTGGAACAGGGGTACCTATCGTTATCGACACCCGATTTTCAGTTGACGCTCGTTCGGGCGTCGCAGACGGTGGCTTCGTTGCGGCCCGTTATTCTTCCGGGATTTGACTTTACGCCCGGGGATAGTCTGCTGGTGCGGAGCGGGAACGGGCTTTACCAACTGGGGGACTTGAACCTGCGGTTGAGGGTGGGGGAGGATACTGCGTGGACGAGGTATTCCACGGCGGCTGACCGGCATCCTGTGCGGGGACTGCCCGTAGGGCGCGCAGCGCCCGCGATGAGCTCTGCGCCCGCGATGAGCTCTGCGTCCGCGATGGGCTCTGCGTCCGCGATGGGCTCTGCGCCCGCGATGGGCTCTGCGCCCGCGATGGGCTCGGCACCCGCGATGGGCTCGGCGCCCGCGGGGGATTTGCGGCCCATGGGCTCTGCGCCCGCGGGGACCACATTGCTCGCTGCCGCCGACCTGGGACCCACTTTTCCCCAGAATATTCCGTTGAACGTCGAAAGACGTTGGGAGGTACAGGACGGCCAGCTTGTCCTGGCTTTTGTCCTTAGGAATAAAGGGGACCGCCCCGTGGAGGTCGGCGCTCTGGGTATCCCCCTGATCTTTGACAACATCCTCGACGGGGAAAGCCTGGAGCAGGCACACGCCCGGAATGTTTTTTATGATCCTTATATCGGGAAGGACGCGGGTTACCTGCAGGTGACGCGCCTTAACGGGGAAGGGCCCGGTTTGCTGGTGACGCCTTCGGGGCATGCGCCATTCGAGGCGTACAATCCGCTGCTGGACGACCCCACGCCCCGAAGCGCCGCTTTCGAGGGGTTTTATGAGTGGATGGTTTGCAGCAAAGCCTACGCGGAGAAAGAATGGAAAAACGCCGAACCCTGGAACGAGCCGACATCGATCGTTATAAAACCGGGGCAGGAGTACCGGGTCGCCCTCGCCTTTTCCCTTTGCCCCTCTGTGCGTTCCATCGACAGTACCCTGATGGCCCGCGGGCGGCCCGTTGCCATGGGGGTGCCGGGGTATGTGCTGCCGCAGGATGTGCAGGGAAAGTTGTTCCTGCATTATAGGGCACCGGTACGGTCATTTTCGGTGACGCCCGATTCGACCGCCGTCGGCGGCAGCGGCCCAGACTCCGGCGGCAACCGCCCGGGCCCGGCCCTGGTGCTGCACGCCCTCGACACATTGCCAGGTGGCTGGGTGGCGTATGCCATCCAAGGCCGCACCTGGGGCCGTGCCCGTCTGACGGTCACCTACGAAGACGGGACCGAACAAACCATCCATTACAAGGTGATCCAGCCCGAAGACAACGTCGTCCGGCATTATGGACACTTCCTGATGACCAGCCAGTGGTACGACCAGGCAGGGGACACTTTTCATAGGAATCCTTCCGTGATCAGCTACGACAATACCCTGCACCGGCAGGTGACGGAAGATAACCGGGCCTGGATCGCGGGGCTGAGCGACGAGGCCGGGGCCGGCAGCTGGCTGGGCGCGCTGATGAAACAGGCGGTGCTCCCCGATAAGGCGGAGGTCTTGCAGTTGCAACGTTTTGTGGATTCGACCCTGTGGGGAAGGATACAATATGCGAACGGGCCGGAAAAATACGGGGTTCGGAAAAGTCTTTTTTATTATGAGCCGGAGGGCATGCCCGCGGGCACATACAGCACCGGCATCCACTACAAGACCTGGTCGGCCTGGCCCCTGAAGGAGGCCGCCTCGGTGGGACGCTCCTACAACTATCCACACGTGGCGGCGGCTTATTGGGTCATGTACCGTCTGGCGCGTTTTCACAAAGACCTGTTGCCGGCAGACAAATGGACGTGGTACCTGGGCCAGGCGTATGAAACCGCCATGGCGATGTTGCGACTGGCGCCGTATTATGCGCAGTTTGGTCAAATGGAGGGGACGGTGTTTTACCTGATCCTCCGGGACCTCCAGTCGGAAGGGATGATCGAACAGGCGAGGGTTCTGGAGACAGCCATGAAGGGCCGCGCCCTGCATTGGCGTTCGCTGCCCTATCCGTTTGGGAGCGAGATGCCCTGGGATTCCACGGGGCAGGAAGAGGTGTATGTGTGGTCCCATTACTTCGGTTTCCTGGACAAGGCGGACGTGACGCTCAAGGCGATCCTTGCCTATATGCCCACGATCCCGCACTGGGCCTATAACGGGAACGCCCGGCGGTACTGGGATTTTTTGTATGCAGGCAAAACGCAACGGGTAGAACGGATGATCCATCACTACGGATCTCCGCTGAATGCCTTGCCTGTGTTGGAAGCCTATTGTGAACACCCGGACGACTTTTATTTGTTGCGGGTGGGGTACGGAGGCCGGATGGGTGCGCTTTCCAACATCACAGAAGACGGTTTTGCGCCTTGCGCCTTCCATGCCTGGCCATCCACTTTGGCGAACGACGGCTACACAGGGGACTACGGGTCCGGCTTTTTCGGATATGCTGTCAATACCGGGACATTCATAGCCCATCATCCTGTGTTCGGATGGCTGGCTTATGGGGGGAACTTGTCCACGGAAGGCTCGCTCGTCCGCGTGCAACCAACCACCGCGGGCCGGTCTTCGGTGTTTATCGCCCCCGCCCGGCTGTGGGTGCGGATGAATGCAGGGCGGATCCGTACGTTGACGTACGATACCTTGTCCGGGGAGATACGGTTGCTACTTGACAGCGCGGATGCGGTCACGCCCGATGGGTGGATGACCCTCGACGGCGCCTATACCGCGGTATACCCGATGGCGCGCGGTTCGTACAAGGTACCCTTGGGTACGGAGGTCATCCTGCGGCCCACCGCCAGTGCCGTCATCACCATCGACACAGCCCATCCCGCGGCGCGCATCCCCGCCACGCTCCATGGTATTTTTTTCGAAGAAATCAGTCACGGGGGTGATGGCGGTCTTTATGCGGAGCTGATCCAGAACCGGGGTTTCGAGGAAAGTACGATTCCCCAGGGGACACGGCTGGACAGCGGCTACCTGGTACCGTTTCCGGAGAAGCCGCATTTTATGCTGGAACCGCAAAAGACGGACTGGAAGATGGAGTGGCCGTATGTCAACGATCCGTGGCCGGGGTGGCACTCTGAAGGAAAGGTGACGTTGTCGCTCACGGCCGAGCATCCACTCAATTCCGCAACCCCGCACTCGTTGAGTGTGGAGGTCAGCGGTCAGGGGAGTGTCATCAATGACGGGTTTTGGGGGATCAACGTCGTCAGCGGAGACAGTTATAAGCTGTCGTTTTATAGTCGTGGCGGTTCCTATACGGGGCCGGTCACGGTGTCCCTGCAGTCGGCGGATGGGTCGGCGTTGGCGACACATACGTTCGCGATGCGCGAGGCTGGCTGGCATCGATTCGCCTGCGTGCTAAAAGCCACGCGTACCGATTCCGCCGCGCGTTTCGTCCTTTCCTTTAAGGGGCAAGGAAAGCTGTGGCTGGACTTTGTCTCCCTTTTCCCTGAAAAAACTTTTAAAGGCCGCCCGAACGGCCTCCGGGACGACCTGGGCCGCCTGATCGCGGACCTCAAACCTGCCTTTGTCCGCTGGCCGGGCGGCTGTTATGCCGAGGGTATCACCATCGCCAGTGCGGCGAATTGGAAAAAAACCATCGGGCCGGTGGAAAAGCGGCCCGAAACCTTTAGCCCCTGGGGCTATTGGAGCACCAATGGGTTCGGGTATGACGAATACCTCCGGTTTTGCGAAGACATCGGTGCTTCGGCCCTTTTCGTGTGTAATGTCGGCGTCTCCTGTGAATACCGGAGCGGGACGTATGTACCCGAAGACAGTTTGCAACCGTATATCCAGGACGCCCTGGACGCGATCGAATACGCCATCGGACCCGTTACCTCCCCCTGGGGGAAGCGGCGCGCCCGGGCCGGTCACCCCGCGCCTTATCCCCTGAAATATGTGGAGATCGGGAATGAACAACATGGCCCGAAGTACGCCAGCCGGTACAACCTTTTTTATGAGGCGATCCACCGGCGTTATCCAAACATCACCCTGATTGCCAGCATGGGTATCGGGGACGTGAACCGGAATACCCTCCAGGGGATGAAGACCACGGAAATGGTGGACGAGCACGCGTACAAGGATGCCTATTGGAGCTTGCGTAATACAGATCACTTTGACCGGTACAAACGCGGGCAGTGGGACATGTATGTCGGCGAATTCGCGACCAATGCCGGCGTGGGTCATGGGAACCTGCGCGCCGCCCTCAGCGATGCAATTTATATGATGGGGATGGAGCGTAACGCCGACCTTGTCAAAATGTCCAGCTACGCGCCCCTCTTAGCCAACGTTCACGACGTGGACTGGCCGGTGAACCTCATCAATTTCGACGCGGCCCGCAGTTACGGACGTATCTCGTATTACGCAATCAGGATGTTCACCGACAACCGGCCGGACGTCAACCTGCCGACGCAGGTTGACGTAGCGCCGGCGGGACATGGTAGCGCCGCCTTTAGCGGGGGCATCGGGTTGGCTACCTGGGATACGCAGACCGAGTATAAGGATGTGGAGGTGTCTGTAAACGGCCGAAGCGCGTATCACAGCTCCAGTGAAAGCTTTGACACCGGTTGGTTAAAACTTCGCGGGACCTGGGAACCCACCGACAGCGGCGGTCTTGCCCAAAAAGCCGAGGGCGCCCAACTCCTGGCGTTGCTTAAGGGCCGCTCCTTCGATACCTATACATTGACATTGAAAGCGCGCAAGCTCGGCGGCTATAATGCCTTTATTATTCCGTTTGCCGTCCGCGACAGCAACACCTTTCTGCGCGCGCACATCGGGTCTTATGTCAATGCCAATTGCGTGTTCGAATCGGTGACGGACGGGTATGAGGTGGCGGATATCACCAACCAGAAAAGGTTGCTCCATCCCATCGAAACGGGCCGCTGGTACACGATACGCCTGGAGGTGGGACGCGACAAGGTCGATTGTTACCTGGACGGGGAGCTGTTGATGTCGTACAAAGGACTTCCCACCCTTTTCGCGTTGTCAGGTAAAGAGGACAAGACCGGGGACGTGGTCGTGAAGGTGGTCAATGCCGGAGCGGACGCCTGCGCCACCCGCTTTGCGTTGCCCGGTTATGCGCTCACCCGGTGGAGCCTGCTCACCGCACTCGGGCCGGAGTCCGAAAACTCCTTGGAGCACCCGGCGGCGTTTGTGCCCCATGACATAGAAAAAGCGGATACTGTCGTACCCGCTTTTTCCATTTCGGTGTTTCGGTTTACAGCTGTGTCTCGAAATAAATGA
- a CDS encoding peptidase associated/transthyretin-like domain-containing protein, producing MINKLSLLFLLTISLSRASFAQSNEVYRLYGYVVDGATLQPLAGATVKDQLSNTEAVTDEHGYYTLKLPAPGRTETLKAHLLVSKDEYKNLDDIFSATLSEEGQKNGWGAQLQFLGLAGHGGNKYSFSNSSELTPSQEEDFQREGSPSRAEAFEKFLKEATGNGSTFLKNAFEAAPDQIYFVINGKAYVSYSRYPNVAYMSFDTTAHLLVNGKTEMTGDEVNRRYKRSQISGRESRYMNADKAEKQFGIHRDLLVIYFETQL from the coding sequence ATGATCAACAAACTTTCCTTATTATTCCTGCTGACGATCAGCTTAAGCCGGGCATCGTTCGCGCAAAGCAACGAAGTCTACCGTCTATACGGCTACGTCGTAGACGGCGCCACGCTCCAGCCATTGGCGGGCGCCACGGTCAAAGACCAACTTTCGAATACGGAAGCCGTAACCGACGAGCACGGTTATTATACGCTAAAGTTGCCCGCACCGGGCCGTACCGAAACGTTGAAGGCCCACCTGTTGGTTTCCAAAGACGAGTACAAAAACCTCGACGACATCTTTTCTGCCACCCTCTCCGAAGAAGGTCAAAAAAATGGCTGGGGTGCGCAGCTCCAGTTCCTTGGGCTCGCCGGTCACGGGGGAAACAAGTACTCTTTCAGCAATAGTTCCGAGCTGACGCCCTCCCAGGAGGAAGACTTCCAGCGGGAAGGATCCCCTTCCAGGGCGGAGGCCTTCGAAAAATTCTTGAAGGAGGCGACCGGAAACGGTAGCACCTTTTTGAAAAATGCTTTTGAAGCCGCCCCCGACCAGATCTATTTCGTCATCAACGGAAAGGCCTATGTGTCTTATAGCAGATATCCCAACGTGGCCTATATGTCCTTTGACACCACCGCGCACCTGCTTGTCAACGGCAAGACGGAAATGACCGGTGATGAGGTAAACAGGCGCTATAAAAGAAGCCAGATCAGCGGACGTGAAAGCCGGTATATGAACGCAGACAAAGCCGAAAAACAATTCGGGATCCACAGGGACCTTCTCGTCATTTATTTCGAGACACAGCTGTAA
- a CDS encoding M56 family metallopeptidase, translated as MTLLSYSLQAGLGLALTYLFYRVCLVRLTFYKANRLYLSTAILLCLLAPLMDTSGLWPQKVERFTVYVQGNPGPEMPVAAAPTAAPSHHLPLLEYVLFAGMVLMVLRLSIQVISLTRLRFKAVPAGERGRIRLFLLPYPLAPFSFGHSIFFHPSAQTSADFHRIVDHETAHIEQRHTLDILLSQVLLVLQWWNPFAWLMDRSIRQNLEFLADQAVLDNGADPKQYQYLLLKVSGVGVPVLSNPFNFSPLYNRIAMMNKRRSGTKQGARFLFALPLLLLLLIAASRHRVPKTGDDHTYRLYAFVVDGATLKPLADADVKDDVSGLSTKTGADGFFRLTFPVPPGKTDTMKFHVVVSKDGYDHFQDKFQVPLANLGINPKFNSDLQLIGLAGSGPDRRSFSNSHMAMPSEEEALHNEGSPSREEIFDKLIQRQKQQREVEAVFAASPDQIYFVISNQTYVVMHGGWASQEGTVHTILVDGKIRMTGEELNKTYKRNQLSGYCSTLPASKAKEKYGIDEDIFVVGLNK; from the coding sequence ATGACGCTTCTATCCTACAGCCTCCAGGCGGGTCTGGGTCTCGCCCTGACCTACCTCTTCTACCGGGTTTGCCTGGTCCGCCTGACCTTTTACAAGGCAAACCGGTTGTACCTGTCTACCGCTATCCTGCTTTGCCTGCTCGCACCGTTGATGGATACCAGCGGGCTCTGGCCCCAAAAGGTAGAGCGGTTTACGGTCTACGTCCAAGGCAACCCCGGCCCCGAAATGCCGGTCGCGGCGGCCCCCACAGCGGCCCCCAGCCACCATTTGCCCCTCCTGGAATACGTCCTGTTCGCGGGTATGGTCCTCATGGTCCTCCGCCTGTCGATACAGGTCATATCCCTGACGCGCCTCCGGTTCAAAGCCGTTCCTGCCGGCGAACGGGGCCGTATCCGGTTGTTCCTGCTCCCCTACCCGCTGGCGCCCTTTTCCTTCGGACACAGTATTTTCTTCCACCCATCGGCCCAGACGTCCGCGGACTTTCACCGCATCGTAGACCACGAAACCGCGCACATCGAACAGCGGCATACGTTGGATATCCTCCTCAGCCAGGTCCTCTTGGTCCTGCAATGGTGGAATCCTTTTGCCTGGCTGATGGACCGGTCCATCCGGCAGAACCTCGAATTCCTGGCCGACCAGGCGGTCCTGGACAATGGGGCCGATCCCAAACAATACCAGTATTTGTTGTTGAAGGTATCCGGGGTAGGCGTGCCGGTGCTGAGCAATCCCTTTAATTTTTCACCCCTCTATAACAGAATAGCCATGATGAACAAAAGAAGATCCGGGACGAAACAAGGTGCCCGTTTCCTGTTTGCACTCCCCTTATTACTCCTGCTGCTGATCGCAGCCAGCCGGCACCGCGTACCGAAAACGGGTGACGACCACACCTACCGGCTTTATGCATTTGTCGTCGACGGCGCCACGCTCAAACCCCTGGCGGACGCGGATGTCAAAGACGACGTATCCGGTCTGTCGACGAAGACGGGCGCCGACGGTTTTTTTAGGTTGACATTTCCCGTGCCGCCTGGTAAAACCGACACCATGAAATTCCACGTGGTCGTCTCCAAGGACGGGTATGATCATTTCCAGGACAAATTCCAGGTACCGCTGGCAAACCTGGGAATCAACCCGAAATTCAACAGCGATCTTCAGCTCATAGGGCTGGCCGGGAGTGGCCCGGACCGCAGAAGTTTTTCCAATAGCCACATGGCGATGCCTTCCGAAGAAGAAGCATTGCACAACGAGGGGTCGCCCTCCCGCGAGGAGATTTTTGACAAACTGATTCAAAGACAAAAACAGCAACGGGAAGTCGAGGCCGTCTTTGCAGCCTCCCCCGACCAGATCTATTTCGTCATTAGCAACCAGACCTATGTCGTTATGCACGGCGGTTGGGCATCCCAGGAAGGCACGGTACATACGATCCTTGTCGACGGCAAAATCCGGATGACAGGGGAGGAACTCAATAAGACGTACAAAAGAAATCAGTTGAGTGGTTATTGTTCTACCCTCCCCGCCTCGAAAGCCAAGGAGAAATATGGGATTGATGAAGACATCTTCGTTGTCGGATTAAATAAATAG
- a CDS encoding M56 family metallopeptidase produces MNLLSYSLQAGIGLLLTYVFYQAFLLRLTFYKANRLFLAGSILLCLLLPLLNTSGLWPEKVEHITFYMQTAPVAAPVLSPARVGPIVQATPHRPWPLYFLLAGMTVMLLRLLFQTASLIRIRRKATLVARNGRIRLMALPYPLAPFSFGHSIFFHPSVQTSEDFHRIVEHETAHINQRHTLDIFLCQVLLIMQWWNPAAWLLDQSVRQNLEFLADQNVLEGGADPRQYQYLLLRVSGIAGPVLSNPFNFSPLKKRIAMMNKQRSGRRQGTRFLFALPLLLLLLAAASRHRIHPQDNHSLLRLYGFTVYGATLRPLEGATIYDKVSGRSVRSDGKGFFMLTIPFSEPTDTANIRVLAFKEGYDTGYYTVHSSLKTVSKQAGLGASLLYIGLTSLKPDKNASGFVDNTVLFPEQERALKQMSSPARKDIFDKFFKDTAPPSRSDIEKVFASSPDQIYFVIDGKSYAVVPHASASFDTTVDLFLVDEKTRMTGEEVNKMYKRSQLQFAVGSFPAGNAENTYGIDENLFVIKLKAPQP; encoded by the coding sequence ATGAATCTCCTTTCCTACAGCCTTCAGGCGGGTATTGGCCTCCTCCTGACCTATGTCTTCTACCAAGCGTTCCTGCTGCGCCTGACTTTCTACAAGGCGAACCGATTGTTCCTCGCAGGATCTATCCTGTTGTGCCTGCTCCTGCCCCTCCTGAACACCAGCGGCCTTTGGCCGGAGAAAGTGGAGCACATCACTTTTTATATGCAGACGGCTCCCGTGGCCGCCCCGGTGTTGTCGCCTGCCAGGGTAGGCCCCATTGTACAAGCCACCCCCCATAGACCTTGGCCCTTATACTTCCTTCTGGCGGGCATGACCGTCATGTTGCTCCGCCTCCTCTTCCAGACGGCTTCCCTGATCCGGATCCGTCGAAAAGCTACCCTTGTCGCCCGGAACGGGCGTATCCGACTCATGGCGTTGCCCTATCCGCTGGCTCCTTTTTCCTTCGGACATAGTATTTTTTTCCACCCATCTGTCCAGACGTCGGAGGACTTTCACCGTATCGTAGAACACGAAACCGCACACATCAACCAGCGCCACACGCTGGACATTTTTCTTTGCCAGGTCCTCCTGATCATGCAATGGTGGAATCCTGCCGCCTGGCTGCTCGACCAATCCGTCCGTCAAAACCTCGAATTCCTGGCGGACCAGAACGTCCTCGAAGGAGGCGCGGATCCCCGGCAATATCAGTATTTACTGCTGAGGGTATCCGGGATAGCGGGACCTGTCCTGAGCAATCCATTTAACTTTTCACCCCTCAAAAAAAGAATAGCCATGATGAACAAACAACGCTCGGGAAGAAGACAGGGGACTCGTTTCCTTTTTGCCCTTCCTCTTTTACTCCTGCTGTTGGCTGCGGCCAGCCGGCACCGCATCCATCCGCAGGACAACCACAGCCTGCTCCGCCTGTACGGCTTCACCGTATACGGCGCCACATTACGGCCGTTGGAAGGGGCCACCATTTACGACAAGGTGTCCGGTAGGTCGGTGCGCTCTGATGGCAAGGGGTTTTTTATGCTGACCATTCCCTTTTCCGAACCTACCGATACCGCAAACATACGCGTGCTTGCGTTCAAGGAAGGATATGACACCGGTTACTACACCGTACACAGTTCGCTAAAGACCGTCTCCAAACAAGCGGGCCTGGGAGCAAGCCTTTTATATATCGGTCTTACAAGCCTGAAACCGGATAAGAATGCAAGTGGCTTTGTCGACAATACCGTGCTCTTTCCCGAACAGGAACGCGCCCTGAAACAGATGAGTTCCCCGGCCCGAAAGGATATTTTTGACAAATTCTTCAAGGATACGGCACCGCCTAGCCGTAGTGACATCGAAAAGGTTTTTGCATCGTCGCCCGATCAGATTTACTTTGTGATCGACGGCAAGTCCTATGCTGTTGTCCCACACGCGTCGGCTTCCTTTGACACTACGGTGGACCTTTTCCTGGTCGATGAAAAGACCCGGATGACCGGAGAGGAGGTTAATAAGATGTACAAAAGAAGCCAGCTTCAATTTGCAGTCGGCTCCTTCCCTGCCGGGAACGCCGAAAATACATACGGGATCGACGAAAACCTCTTTGTCATCAAACTCAAGGCACCACAGCCTTGA
- a CDS encoding BlaI/MecI/CopY family transcriptional regulator — translation MEKLSPQEEDAMKAIWKTGEGTIKAFLDHVDSPAPPYTTLASTVKNLEKKRFVTSRLMGKVYIYKATMTEEEYKNRFMTGFVKDYFANSYKEMVNFFVEKKKLSPAELKEILHLIEKGRS, via the coding sequence ATGGAAAAATTATCCCCCCAGGAAGAAGACGCGATGAAGGCGATATGGAAAACCGGCGAAGGCACCATCAAGGCCTTCCTGGACCATGTCGATTCCCCCGCTCCCCCTTACACGACGTTGGCATCGACCGTTAAGAACCTGGAAAAAAAACGGTTCGTCACGTCCCGGCTGATGGGTAAAGTGTATATCTACAAAGCCACCATGACCGAAGAAGAATACAAAAACCGTTTCATGACGGGTTTTGTCAAGGACTACTTCGCCAACTCCTACAAGGAAATGGTCAATTTTTTTGTGGAAAAGAAAAAGCTGAGCCCGGCGGAACTCAAAGAAATCCTTCACCTCATCGAAAAAGGACGGTCATGA
- a CDS encoding ABC transporter permease, with translation MNRFPALTLARYSLLATLRSPTSVVFSLLFPVIFIVVFGSMVDQTPTFKVAVAPDCDTNNVVFKAIEAIPSITLVRDLTSAGQAEALRKGRISAVLHVTGSAPYDIRLDVTQTPDYLDMLLHEAIRGIDARAFPQNPSVARLEVTLVAGRTYRQIDFILPGQLGFSLLMAGVFGSSFLLFNLRQSLVLKRMRATPVRRRTIIAGEMLSRLFFHIIGFILMVALGYFAFHFTLVNGMATFGEMLLYSLFGLGIFMGIGFIISGTLQNESSISPVANTVVLPQILLCGLFFPIESYPHWLRGFCDILPLTFFVDGLRKIAFEGTHIWQMPAQVGGLILWTIAIGAWSIKAFKWE, from the coding sequence ATGAACAGATTCCCTGCCTTGACGCTGGCCAGGTACAGCCTGCTCGCCACCCTCCGCAGCCCCACATCGGTGGTGTTTTCCCTGTTATTCCCGGTGATCTTTATCGTGGTATTTGGTTCGATGGTCGACCAGACCCCCACCTTCAAAGTGGCCGTCGCGCCGGACTGTGACACCAACAATGTCGTGTTCAAGGCCATCGAAGCCATTCCCTCGATCACGCTGGTCCGGGACCTGACGTCTGCCGGGCAGGCAGAGGCCCTCCGCAAGGGCCGGATCAGCGCCGTGCTACACGTGACCGGGAGCGCACCGTATGACATCCGCCTGGATGTCACGCAAACACCCGACTACCTCGACATGCTCCTGCACGAAGCCATCCGCGGCATCGACGCCCGGGCGTTTCCCCAAAACCCTTCGGTGGCCCGCCTGGAGGTGACCCTGGTAGCCGGACGAACCTATCGCCAGATCGATTTCATCCTCCCCGGGCAACTCGGTTTTTCTCTCCTGATGGCGGGCGTGTTCGGGTCTTCTTTTCTCCTGTTCAACCTCCGGCAAAGCCTCGTGTTGAAACGGATGCGGGCGACCCCCGTCCGGAGACGGACCATTATCGCAGGTGAGATGCTGAGCCGGCTTTTTTTTCACATCATCGGGTTCATCCTTATGGTCGCCCTCGGGTACTTCGCGTTTCATTTCACGTTGGTCAACGGCATGGCCACCTTTGGAGAAATGCTCCTGTATTCCCTTTTCGGCCTGGGGATCTTTATGGGGATCGGGTTCATCATCAGCGGCACCCTGCAAAACGAAAGCTCGATTTCCCCCGTGGCCAATACAGTGGTCTTGCCACAGATCCTTCTTTGCGGTTTATTTTTCCCCATCGAAAGCTACCCCCACTGGCTCCGCGGTTTCTGCGACATCCTCCCGCTGACCTTTTTCGTAGACGGTTTGCGCAAGATCGCCTTCGAGGGCACCCATATATGGCAGATGCCCGCCCAGGTGGGCGGGCTGATCCTTTGGACCATCGCGATCGGCGCCTGGTCCATAAAAGCCTTCAAATGGGAGTAG